The following proteins are co-located in the Imtechella halotolerans genome:
- a CDS encoding Tll0287-like domain-containing protein, translating into MKSLVSLTLLIGMTSCGGSSKNEYLALSSTNEIEVVYQDPQAKLLLEKHCNVCHSPTAPQGEGRIAPPMVAVKMHYIEKYPKKDDFVKAMIDFVNRPSEEASLMPGAVRKFGLMPYQQFPNGSITEIASYLYDYTIESPIWFPSHWEKMGKGRFKQKGAKENVKGRQDGSHYMKQSWETKGLEIALKTKEILGKELMGTIQKNGVLNALEFCSTNAIPITDSVGVVNGVSIKRISDRNRNSLNKASEMETRYIHQFQSDMQSGIEPQPIVEMSKDQVQFYYPIMTNSMCLQCHGETEKIRPEVYHKIKELYPLDLAFGYTENQVRGIWSILFPLKNK; encoded by the coding sequence ATGAAGTCATTAGTTTCACTTACCTTACTAATTGGGATGACCTCATGTGGAGGTTCTTCCAAGAACGAATATTTAGCATTATCCTCGACTAATGAGATAGAAGTAGTGTATCAAGATCCGCAGGCTAAATTATTGCTAGAAAAACATTGTAATGTGTGTCATAGTCCAACTGCTCCGCAAGGTGAAGGCAGAATTGCTCCACCTATGGTTGCGGTAAAAATGCATTATATTGAGAAATATCCCAAGAAGGATGATTTTGTGAAAGCCATGATAGATTTTGTTAATAGGCCTTCAGAAGAAGCATCTTTAATGCCTGGAGCGGTTCGGAAGTTTGGACTAATGCCTTACCAACAATTTCCTAATGGAAGTATCACTGAAATTGCGTCCTATTTGTATGACTATACTATTGAATCTCCAATTTGGTTCCCTTCTCATTGGGAAAAAATGGGTAAAGGGAGATTTAAACAGAAAGGAGCAAAGGAAAATGTGAAGGGTAGGCAGGATGGTAGTCACTATATGAAACAATCTTGGGAGACAAAAGGGTTAGAAATTGCTCTAAAGACTAAAGAAATCTTGGGGAAGGAATTGATGGGTACTATTCAGAAGAATGGCGTATTGAATGCTTTGGAGTTTTGTAGTACGAATGCAATTCCAATTACCGACAGCGTTGGAGTGGTGAATGGAGTGTCTATAAAGCGAATATCTGATAGAAATCGGAATTCATTGAATAAAGCTTCGGAGATGGAAACTAGGTATATACATCAATTTCAAAGTGATATGCAAAGTGGGATAGAGCCCCAACCAATTGTAGAAATGAGTAAAGATCAAGTACAATTTTATTATCCAATCATGACTAATAGTATGTGCTTGCAATGTCATGGTGAAACTGAAAAAATCAGACCAGAAGTATACCATAAAATTAAAGAACTGTATCCATTGGATTTGGCGTTTGGATATACTGAGAACCAGGTTAGGGGAATTTGGAGTATTCTTTTTCCACTGAAAAATAAATAG
- a CDS encoding ABC transporter permease, translated as MKQFMGFIKKEFYHIFRDRRSLIILFGMPITQILLFGFAISNEINSVQIAVLDISKDVNTQEIINRIEASPYFKVSKVLSNTDAIEEAFKDGHIKAVLFFQNDFSTLLEKERSAAIQVITDATDPNTANTINNYVQSILVDYQGEYSPQHQSINVATRMQYNSSLKSVFMFVPGVMTVILMLVSAMMTSISITREKELGTMEILLVSPLKSYQVIIGKVIPYIFLSLINAVVIIVMSLFVFKMPIHGSLFLLAFESILFIVTSLSLGIFISTISTTQQMAMMLSLMGLMLPVILLSGFIFPISSMPLPLQFISNIIPAKWFIVILKGIMLKGVGISLLWKETLVLLGMCLFFIGFSAKKYKIRLE; from the coding sequence ATGAAACAATTTATGGGTTTTATAAAGAAAGAGTTTTACCATATTTTCAGAGATCGACGGTCATTGATCATATTATTTGGAATGCCCATAACCCAAATTCTACTATTTGGTTTTGCTATTAGCAATGAGATTAACAGTGTACAGATTGCTGTTTTGGATATTTCCAAAGACGTAAATACTCAAGAGATTATAAACCGGATAGAGGCGTCTCCTTATTTTAAAGTTAGTAAGGTACTTTCAAATACGGATGCTATAGAGGAAGCCTTTAAGGACGGACATATAAAAGCAGTTTTGTTCTTTCAAAATGACTTTAGTACCTTATTAGAAAAAGAGCGCAGTGCTGCAATTCAGGTTATAACTGATGCTACCGATCCCAATACTGCTAATACAATCAACAATTACGTGCAATCTATTTTGGTGGATTATCAAGGTGAGTATAGCCCACAACATCAGTCAATTAATGTGGCAACACGAATGCAATATAATTCTTCTTTAAAAAGTGTGTTTATGTTTGTTCCCGGAGTGATGACGGTTATTTTAATGCTTGTTTCTGCAATGATGACTTCCATTTCTATTACAAGGGAAAAGGAGTTGGGAACTATGGAAATATTATTGGTTTCCCCATTAAAATCCTATCAGGTAATTATAGGGAAGGTAATACCCTATATTTTTTTGTCGCTAATAAATGCAGTAGTGATTATTGTAATGAGTCTGTTTGTTTTTAAAATGCCTATCCATGGTAGTTTATTCTTGTTGGCATTTGAGAGTATTTTGTTTATAGTGACATCACTATCTCTAGGAATATTTATATCTACAATTTCAACCACTCAACAGATGGCTATGATGCTTTCTTTAATGGGCTTAATGTTACCAGTAATACTATTATCTGGATTCATATTTCCGATTTCTAGTATGCCATTACCTCTACAGTTTATTAGTAATATCATTCCAGCAAAGTGGTTTATTGTAATTCTTAAAGGAATCATGCTTAAGGGGGTTGGAATTTCTCTTTTATGGAAAGAAACATTGGTTTTATTAGGAATGTGTTTGTTTTTTATTGGATTCAGCGCCAAGAAATATAAAATAAGGTTGGAGTAA
- a CDS encoding FecR family protein: MKKEDLLRYIQNKGDEDFQQQVVDWITSSPENENFYHKVKAMYVAEFNVQEKLNTEEAFNKFKFQIKKQRFPYARIAAILILAVLVTGLYFTFSPGSQKIPSDYATVLSQQKSVLLADGTNVILNAQSKLSVDSDFNLDSRIVYLEGEAFFDVTENPEKPFIVKTVSGLDVRVLGTTFNVKSYAKDESVETTLVTGKVQLFTGNESTPVAELSPEQKVTFNKKSRSVEVENVKPEIITSWSQGVLMFEKTSIITALHSIERWYDVRFEIIDDKVASYSFSGKIKKDSNINEVLSIIEASSPIKYEYHEDKKIIRLFQK, translated from the coding sequence ATGAAAAAAGAAGACCTCTTACGATATATTCAAAATAAAGGTGATGAAGATTTTCAACAACAAGTTGTAGATTGGATTACCTCATCCCCGGAAAATGAGAACTTTTATCATAAGGTAAAAGCTATGTATGTTGCGGAGTTTAATGTTCAAGAGAAACTGAATACAGAAGAAGCTTTCAATAAGTTCAAATTTCAAATTAAAAAACAACGCTTTCCATATGCCAGAATTGCGGCAATATTAATTCTTGCCGTATTGGTTACTGGCCTGTATTTTACATTCAGTCCGGGTTCTCAAAAGATACCATCTGATTATGCAACGGTTCTTTCCCAGCAAAAAAGTGTTTTATTGGCAGACGGTACCAATGTGATTTTAAATGCCCAAAGTAAACTATCCGTAGATTCAGATTTCAATTTGGACTCCAGAATTGTATATCTAGAAGGAGAAGCCTTTTTTGATGTTACTGAGAATCCAGAAAAACCTTTTATTGTAAAGACAGTAAGCGGCTTAGATGTTCGGGTGTTAGGAACTACTTTTAATGTTAAATCCTACGCAAAGGATGAATCAGTAGAAACGACTCTCGTCACAGGCAAAGTTCAATTGTTTACGGGTAATGAATCTACTCCTGTGGCAGAATTAAGTCCAGAACAAAAGGTGACCTTTAATAAGAAAAGTAGAAGTGTTGAAGTAGAAAATGTAAAGCCTGAAATTATTACTTCCTGGAGTCAGGGTGTTTTGATGTTTGAAAAAACATCCATTATTACAGCATTACACAGTATTGAGCGTTGGTATGATGTTCGTTTTGAAATCATTGATGATAAAGTTGCGTCCTATAGCTTTTCTGGAAAAATAAAAAAAGACAGCAACATAAATGAAGTATTGAGTATAATAGAAGCATCATCCCCTATAAAATATGAATATCATGAAGATAAAAAGATAATCAGGCTATTTCAAAAGTAA
- a CDS encoding phosphatase PAP2 family protein, with protein sequence MNRIERLLITGGLVLISLGVSAQELVNNSTVDSSSLWKKLAYDGASVFGGVKHAYTSPFRWEKDDFVTLGAVTAGTVLLHLIDEEGNEYFTNQAAGVPQGIRDFGFYFGKPLYNYGFTGSVYALGLITKNDDIRRTGVLLISSATASGVLQTVLKTVAGRARPVAGEGALTFDPFNKEAAFHSFPSGHAMLSFTTAYAIGKQFENPLVRYSIYAAGMITPVSRLWAGAHWVTDVALGIAISVAVVDSIDNYLKKEGRYESDRQKPMIQWSLRLGPQKVGLVGTF encoded by the coding sequence ATGAACAGAATTGAACGACTTTTAATTACCGGAGGATTAGTATTAATATCACTCGGAGTATCAGCACAAGAATTGGTCAATAATTCCACTGTTGACAGCTCTTCTTTATGGAAAAAATTAGCCTATGATGGAGCTTCAGTTTTTGGTGGAGTTAAACATGCCTATACGAGTCCTTTTCGTTGGGAAAAGGATGATTTTGTAACCCTGGGAGCGGTGACTGCTGGAACTGTATTATTACATTTAATTGATGAAGAGGGGAATGAGTACTTTACAAATCAAGCGGCTGGAGTACCTCAAGGAATAAGAGATTTTGGATTTTATTTTGGGAAACCACTTTATAATTATGGTTTTACAGGAAGTGTTTATGCCTTGGGATTAATAACTAAAAATGATGATATTCGGCGCACTGGAGTTCTTCTAATTTCGTCTGCAACTGCATCTGGTGTTCTGCAAACTGTTTTGAAAACGGTTGCTGGCAGAGCCCGTCCTGTTGCAGGAGAAGGAGCCCTGACATTTGATCCTTTTAATAAGGAAGCTGCATTTCATTCTTTTCCTTCAGGACATGCAATGCTTTCTTTTACTACTGCCTATGCGATAGGTAAACAATTTGAAAATCCATTGGTGCGTTACAGTATTTATGCCGCCGGTATGATTACGCCAGTATCACGGTTATGGGCTGGAGCTCATTGGGTTACGGATGTGGCACTAGGTATTGCTATAAGTGTGGCGGTGGTTGATAGTATAGATAATTACCTCAAAAAAGAAGGACGCTATGAAAGTGATAGGCAAAAGCCTATGATTCAATGGAGTTTGCGATTAGGTCCTCAGAAAGTAGGTCTGGTTGGAACATTTTAG
- a CDS encoding RNA polymerase sigma-70 factor has translation MNKISINNPYFITQLIEGNHNAYETLFHLYFEKLHYVAVSYIENTEDAKEIIQNIFLKVWKKKQILTPEMNLNAYLFKMVKNECLDYLKHTKVQLKYRKKLEIERAYLNEKALKNDPSQLLIESELQNKIEGLINQLPANCREVFIKSRIEGLKYAEIANELNISVKTVENQISKALRYLRHELQEYMGLFL, from the coding sequence TTGAACAAGATAAGTATTAATAATCCATACTTTATTACTCAGTTAATTGAAGGGAATCATAATGCTTATGAAACACTGTTTCATTTGTACTTTGAAAAGCTGCACTATGTGGCTGTTAGTTATATTGAGAATACGGAGGATGCCAAGGAAATAATACAAAACATTTTTTTGAAGGTTTGGAAAAAGAAACAGATACTAACTCCTGAAATGAATTTGAATGCTTATTTGTTTAAGATGGTTAAAAACGAGTGTCTGGATTATCTTAAGCATACTAAAGTTCAGCTTAAGTACCGAAAAAAACTTGAAATTGAAAGAGCATATCTCAACGAAAAAGCCCTGAAAAATGATCCTAGTCAATTATTAATTGAAAGTGAATTGCAAAATAAAATTGAAGGGCTCATTAATCAACTTCCTGCTAATTGTAGAGAAGTTTTCATAAAAAGCAGAATAGAAGGTCTCAAATATGCTGAAATAGCAAATGAACTGAATATTTCAGTAAAAACTGTAGAAAACCAAATTTCCAAAGCACTGCGTTATTTAAGACATGAATTACAAGAATATATGGGGCTTTTTCTGTAA
- a CDS encoding TolC family protein: MKSNFILFVLYIISVSGWSQKPFYSLQDCYDLLEMNYPLAAQKGLLQQQLEVQKAVMKSQQLPSLELAAQATYQSDVTHVPVPNLGIEPLSKDQYRSTLTMKQLIYAGGRIGANLSLESVKAIAKEREIEVQLYQMKWEVNRLYFSILLAQEQRELLVVRGKQLEEKRIEVGSGVQNGMLILSSQQVLDAEIILLKQQLITVEQWEKTMYKSLSLLIGKELELGALLNRPSFTTPMVYKDRPEVNLFASRKETLVLQEEIIKKDLLPSVSAFATGGYGNPALNMLENSFQPFYVVGMQLQWNILDWNASKKKRESLQLSRELITTEEAVFNLTMQRALSEQSIELEKLKQLIEADLALVELRKEVVISAASQMQNGVITTSAYLVDLNKLYESENQLSMHKLQFLLVQANYSLTKGI, encoded by the coding sequence ATGAAGAGTAATTTTATCCTATTTGTCCTGTATATAATATCGGTAAGCGGATGGTCGCAAAAACCATTCTATAGCTTGCAAGATTGTTATGATCTGTTGGAAATGAACTATCCGTTGGCTGCTCAAAAGGGCTTGCTCCAACAACAGTTAGAGGTTCAAAAGGCTGTTATGAAATCTCAACAACTTCCATCCCTTGAATTAGCAGCTCAAGCAACATACCAAAGTGATGTAACACATGTCCCTGTACCAAATTTAGGGATAGAGCCATTGAGCAAAGATCAGTATCGTAGTACGTTAACCATGAAGCAACTTATTTATGCTGGTGGTAGAATAGGAGCTAATCTTTCCCTTGAGTCTGTAAAAGCTATAGCAAAGGAAAGGGAAATTGAGGTGCAACTTTATCAAATGAAATGGGAGGTAAATAGGCTCTATTTTTCCATATTATTAGCTCAGGAACAACGTGAATTACTGGTAGTTCGCGGTAAACAATTGGAGGAAAAGCGAATAGAAGTTGGTTCTGGGGTACAGAATGGTATGTTGATTTTATCTTCACAACAGGTGTTAGACGCGGAGATTATCCTGCTAAAGCAACAATTGATCACAGTTGAACAATGGGAGAAAACTATGTATAAATCTCTGTCCCTACTCATAGGAAAAGAACTTGAATTAGGAGCCTTGTTAAATCGTCCATCATTTACGACACCAATGGTGTACAAAGATCGACCAGAGGTGAATTTGTTTGCTTCCAGAAAGGAAACTCTAGTTCTTCAAGAAGAAATTATTAAAAAAGACCTACTTCCTTCTGTTTCAGCTTTCGCCACTGGAGGATATGGAAATCCTGCTTTAAACATGCTCGAAAATTCATTTCAACCATTTTATGTAGTAGGCATGCAGCTTCAGTGGAATATTTTAGATTGGAATGCCTCTAAAAAGAAACGAGAATCGCTTCAGCTTTCCAGAGAGCTAATAACCACAGAAGAGGCTGTTTTTAATCTCACAATGCAACGAGCTCTTAGTGAGCAAAGCATTGAACTAGAAAAATTAAAGCAATTAATAGAGGCAGATTTGGCATTAGTAGAACTGCGAAAAGAAGTAGTGATTTCTGCAGCTTCACAAATGCAAAATGGGGTAATTACAACCTCCGCCTATTTGGTGGATCTAAATAAATTGTATGAATCTGAAAATCAATTAAGTATGCATAAATTACAATTCTTATTGGTTCAGGCAAACTATAGTTTAACAAAGGGAATTTAA
- a CDS encoding ABC transporter ATP-binding protein: MGILVSHISKSYKEVQALHDVSFEVKEGELFGLIGPDGAGKTTLFRILTTLLLADNGNAVVAGNDVVHNYREIRNQVGYMPGRFSLYQDLTVEENLHFFATIFGTTVAENYELIKDIYDQISPFKNRRAGKLSGGMKQKLALSCALIHKPQVLFLDEPTTGVDPVSRKEFWEMLKRLQKRGITILVSTPYMDEAELCDRVALIHQGKILKIGTPYTITNHFPRSIYSISANEMYLMIQHLKQYSFVHTVYPFGSSLHYVDKRETDVKTEIHAYLVGCGISDVKVSSIQPTIEDVFMELAR; this comes from the coding sequence ATGGGTATTTTGGTAAGTCATATTTCTAAATCCTATAAAGAGGTTCAAGCTCTTCATGACGTTTCATTTGAAGTAAAAGAGGGGGAATTATTTGGACTTATTGGTCCAGATGGTGCAGGTAAAACAACTTTGTTTAGAATATTAACCACCCTTCTTTTAGCTGACAATGGGAATGCAGTGGTTGCAGGAAATGATGTAGTGCACAATTATAGGGAAATCCGCAATCAGGTGGGGTATATGCCTGGTAGATTTTCGTTGTATCAAGATTTAACGGTAGAAGAGAACTTACATTTTTTTGCTACCATTTTTGGGACAACTGTAGCGGAAAATTATGAGCTAATAAAAGATATATATGATCAGATTTCCCCTTTTAAAAACCGTAGAGCTGGAAAGCTCTCAGGCGGGATGAAGCAAAAATTAGCTTTAAGTTGTGCACTTATTCATAAACCTCAGGTATTGTTTTTAGATGAGCCAACAACAGGGGTGGACCCAGTTTCTCGTAAAGAATTTTGGGAAATGTTGAAGAGACTTCAAAAGAGAGGAATCACTATATTGGTTTCAACACCTTATATGGATGAGGCTGAACTCTGTGATCGGGTGGCTCTTATTCATCAGGGAAAAATATTAAAAATTGGTACTCCTTACACTATTACCAATCATTTTCCTAGATCTATTTATAGTATTTCAGCTAATGAAATGTATTTGATGATTCAGCATTTAAAACAGTATTCATTTGTCCATACGGTTTATCCCTTTGGGTCTTCATTGCATTATGTTGACAAAAGAGAAACAGACGTTAAAACAGAGATACATGCTTACCTTGTAGGTTGTGGTATTTCAGATGTTAAAGTTTCGAGTATACAACCTACAATAGAGGATGTTTTTATGGAATTGGCTCGATAA
- a CDS encoding TetR/AcrR family transcriptional regulator, which yields MKKTDIKTEQLILEAAKKVFIRKGMDGARMQEIADEAQINKALLHYYYRSKQQLFEAVFIHAFTALAPQLNAILNQESSIECKVREFTKSYTSFMIKQPYLPGFIIQELNRNPDFVQQIGAFGQFPNLDKFRLQLNMEIDQGKIRSINPEQLFVNIMALNIFPFLGKPLIKGITAMDDNSYHQMVEERKELVADFIIQAIKVH from the coding sequence ATGAAGAAGACGGATATTAAAACCGAGCAACTAATTCTTGAGGCGGCAAAAAAAGTTTTTATACGTAAAGGGATGGACGGAGCTCGTATGCAGGAAATTGCTGATGAAGCTCAAATAAACAAAGCACTCCTGCATTACTATTATCGAAGTAAGCAACAGCTTTTTGAGGCTGTTTTTATACATGCTTTCACTGCCCTTGCTCCTCAACTCAATGCAATTCTAAATCAGGAATCAAGTATTGAATGCAAGGTTAGGGAGTTCACCAAAAGTTATACTTCTTTTATGATAAAGCAACCCTATCTTCCAGGATTTATAATTCAGGAGCTAAATCGAAATCCAGATTTTGTTCAACAAATTGGTGCTTTTGGTCAATTTCCAAATTTGGATAAATTCAGGCTTCAACTGAATATGGAAATAGACCAAGGGAAAATTAGATCAATTAATCCAGAGCAGTTATTTGTCAATATTATGGCCCTTAATATTTTCCCTTTTTTAGGTAAACCACTAATTAAAGGGATTACTGCAATGGATGATAATAGCTACCATCAAATGGTGGAAGAACGAAAGGAATTGGTGGCTGATTTTATAATTCAGGCTATTAAAGTACATTGA
- a CDS encoding ABC transporter permease, protein MSILWYLIQKEFKQIFRNKGMLPIIFILPILQLVILSNAATFEIKNIRLGYVDNDRSPSSRALMQKFDASDYFEVIGEYSSQNGAQHAMQDGLVDIVINVPDAFERGLYNGETVILGSTINAIDGAAAGVMNVYVQQLVMGYQKNIGIEMKASLLGNNKPISIQSIPSFWYNHTLNYKTFMVPGILVLLVTMITLFLSGMNIVREKEIGTLEQINVTPIKKGQFIIGKLFPFWVLGMIILSVGLGISKLVFNVPMLGSMWLLYVYTGVYILVILGMGLFISNFTETQQQAMFIAWFFAVIFILLSGLFTPIESMPPWAQRLTELNPIRYFVEVIRMVMLKGSGLSEMTPQLIKTVIYAVVMNLLAVWSYKKVN, encoded by the coding sequence ATGAGTATATTGTGGTATTTAATACAGAAAGAATTTAAGCAAATATTCCGCAACAAAGGAATGTTGCCAATTATATTTATTCTTCCCATTTTGCAACTAGTGATTCTTTCTAATGCGGCTACATTTGAAATCAAAAATATACGATTGGGGTATGTTGATAATGATCGTTCCCCTAGCTCAAGGGCATTAATGCAAAAATTTGACGCTTCTGACTATTTTGAAGTAATTGGTGAATATTCATCTCAAAATGGTGCACAACACGCTATGCAGGACGGTCTTGTTGATATTGTTATAAATGTTCCCGATGCATTTGAGCGCGGACTTTATAATGGAGAGACCGTTATCCTTGGATCAACCATAAACGCAATTGATGGGGCTGCTGCCGGAGTGATGAATGTATATGTACAACAGCTAGTAATGGGGTATCAAAAAAACATAGGTATAGAGATGAAAGCGTCTTTATTAGGGAATAATAAACCTATTTCTATACAAAGTATTCCCTCCTTTTGGTATAACCATACGCTCAATTACAAAACCTTTATGGTGCCGGGAATACTTGTTTTATTAGTAACGATGATTACTCTTTTTTTATCGGGCATGAACATTGTTCGTGAGAAAGAAATAGGAACTCTTGAACAAATTAATGTTACCCCTATAAAGAAAGGCCAGTTTATCATTGGAAAGCTATTCCCTTTTTGGGTTCTTGGAATGATAATCCTTTCTGTTGGGTTGGGTATTTCTAAACTTGTCTTTAATGTTCCAATGTTGGGGAGTATGTGGCTTCTTTATGTTTATACAGGAGTGTATATTTTGGTGATTTTAGGAATGGGCTTGTTTATTTCAAATTTTACGGAAACCCAGCAACAAGCCATGTTTATTGCCTGGTTTTTTGCAGTAATTTTTATTTTGTTGAGCGGGTTGTTCACTCCAATAGAGAGTATGCCTCCTTGGGCTCAGAGACTAACAGAGTTAAATCCTATTCGTTATTTTGTTGAAGTTATTCGTATGGTCATGTTAAAAGGATCAGGATTGTCTGAAATGACTCCGCAGCTTATAAAAACGGTCATTTATGCAGTCGTGATGAATTTATTGGCAGTTTGGAGTTACAAGAAAGTTAACTAG
- a CDS encoding HlyD family secretion protein, whose translation MKINYILLIFSITYVIVTSCSTSNDKADAYGNFEATEVLISAESTGKLVSFSVEEGDVLPQDVLVGYIDTIPLSIKREELMVAREMVVSKSRSILSQIDVLKAKLSTAQLQQQRLERMLKDNAATLQQKEAVDGEIEVYKKQIRGVEIQNAPVVNELKSVDVQLKLVEDQLSKCEIRNPIAGTVLTTYVEPYEITAYGKPLYKIADLKNMILRAYINETQLASFVIGQEVTVKIDSENQMKSFKGVIRWVASEAEFTPKIIQTKEERTALVYAIKVEVVNDGSIKIGMPAEVWMTGKE comes from the coding sequence ATGAAAATTAATTATATACTACTAATTTTTTCAATTACATATGTAATTGTAACCTCGTGTTCTACATCAAATGACAAGGCTGATGCCTATGGGAATTTTGAAGCTACTGAAGTACTTATTTCTGCAGAATCAACTGGTAAATTGGTATCCTTTTCCGTAGAAGAAGGTGACGTCCTTCCTCAGGATGTATTGGTGGGATACATTGATACTATACCCTTATCAATTAAAAGGGAAGAATTAATGGTAGCCAGAGAAATGGTTGTCTCAAAATCTAGAAGTATATTATCGCAAATAGATGTTTTGAAAGCTAAACTTAGCACTGCCCAACTCCAACAACAAAGATTGGAAAGAATGCTTAAAGACAATGCTGCTACCTTACAACAAAAGGAAGCAGTTGATGGGGAAATAGAGGTGTATAAGAAGCAAATAAGGGGTGTAGAAATTCAAAATGCACCTGTGGTGAATGAGCTTAAAAGTGTTGATGTTCAATTAAAACTGGTTGAGGACCAGTTATCAAAATGTGAAATAAGAAACCCGATTGCAGGAACAGTCTTGACCACCTATGTAGAACCTTATGAGATAACTGCTTACGGAAAACCTTTATATAAGATTGCAGATTTAAAAAATATGATATTGCGTGCTTATATAAACGAAACACAATTGGCAAGTTTTGTAATTGGTCAAGAGGTCACGGTTAAAATTGATTCGGAGAATCAAATGAAAAGCTTTAAAGGGGTGATTAGATGGGTGGCTTCTGAAGCAGAATTCACTCCAAAAATTATTCAAACGAAGGAGGAAAGGACAGCATTAGTGTACGCAATCAAGGTTGAGGTAGTCAATGATGGTAGTATTAAAATAGGTATGCCTGCAGAGGTATGGATGACAGGTAAAGAATAA
- a CDS encoding DUF6132 family protein: MKILNKKVIFTSLGALFGAIMGYAYYYFIGCVSGTCPITSRPFTATVYGAFMGGLLFNTFIRNPSK; the protein is encoded by the coding sequence ATGAAAATCCTTAATAAAAAAGTAATCTTCACCTCTTTGGGTGCGTTGTTTGGAGCAATTATGGGCTATGCTTATTATTATTTTATTGGCTGCGTAAGTGGCACATGTCCAATAACTTCTAGACCATTTACTGCAACAGTTTATGGTGCTTTTATGGGAGGATTGCTATTCAATACTTTCATCAGAAATCCTTCAAAATAA
- a CDS encoding ABC transporter ATP-binding protein yields the protein MEQENIIQVQNLTKKFGSFTAVNSISFNVKKGEIFGFLGANGAGKTTAIKMLIGILAPTEGDAIVANFNVCREAEEVKKHIGYMSQKFALYDDLTVQENITFFGGIYGLTRKQIHSKSQQLVKELSLQEVSNSLVGSLPLGWKQKLAFSVAMLHSPEIVFLDEPTGGVDPITRRQFWEMLYKAAHEGTTIFVTTHYMDEAEYCDRVSIMVDGKIEALDTPNELKKQFVVESMNEVFLKLARG from the coding sequence ATGGAACAAGAAAATATAATACAGGTTCAAAATCTCACCAAAAAATTTGGAAGCTTCACGGCAGTTAATTCCATTTCTTTTAATGTCAAAAAAGGTGAAATCTTTGGATTTTTAGGTGCAAATGGTGCAGGTAAAACTACGGCCATTAAAATGCTTATTGGGATCCTTGCCCCAACTGAAGGAGATGCAATTGTAGCGAATTTCAATGTGTGTAGGGAAGCTGAAGAAGTTAAAAAACATATTGGTTATATGAGCCAAAAGTTTGCTTTATATGATGATTTGACTGTCCAAGAAAACATTACTTTTTTCGGTGGAATATATGGGCTTACCAGGAAACAAATTCATTCGAAATCACAACAATTAGTCAAGGAACTTTCACTGCAAGAGGTGTCTAATTCACTAGTCGGTTCTCTGCCTTTGGGATGGAAACAGAAATTGGCTTTTTCGGTGGCCATGTTACATAGTCCTGAGATAGTTTTTCTGGATGAACCCACTGGAGGGGTGGATCCAATTACGCGTAGACAATTTTGGGAGATGCTTTATAAGGCGGCTCATGAGGGGACGACTATTTTTGTAACGACCCATTATATGGATGAAGCTGAATATTGTGATCGAGTGTCGATCATGGTTGATGGGAAAATTGAAGCACTTGATACTCCCAATGAATTAAAGAAACAATTTGTGGTGGAAAGCATGAATGAGGTGTTTTTAAAACTTGCTAGAGGATGA